A segment of the Pedobacter faecalis genome:
CTGTAAAATCGATAGCTATCGGGGACTGCAAACTTTCATGGGGCTGGAGGGCAACCTGATCATCCGCGGTAAGCACGACAGTCACCTGCCCACCCATCCTATACAGATTGCGGGGCTGGGCGACAAGATCATGCTGGAAAGTAAAAGGAGTTTCAATCTGAATGAGTGGATGCACATTGCTTTGGTGGTGGATTGCGACCAGGCCGATGTAAAGAATAAATACAAGCTTTACATTAATGGGGTGGAAGACGAATTGGTAGTGGTGAACCAGACCGAAACGCATACGGCGCTAGACCTGACCAGCAGCGGAGACGGCAAAAGATTCCAGATAGGCCGGGCATTTGGTCAGGATTTCAGAGCGATGCGCGGCACGGTAGCTGAAGCGCGGGTGTGGACGGTGGCACGCAGCGGTGCCGAGATAAGGGCCAACATGTGCGACGTAGGTGTTACGACACCAGCCGGCTTGCTTGCTCGATGGAAGTTTTCGTCGGGACTGGAAACAGGATTCATCCTCGACAGCAACAGCGGCAAGTATGAAACCAACCTGATTATAGCCAATGCCAAAGCAAACGGCAGCTACACGCAGGTTAAGGCACCTGCCAGCGCATTTGTAAGTAAAGGATGTCCAAACCAATAACCTCGAAACATGAAACATATATATATACTATGGGTAGCCCTTGTACTCTCGGCTACCATCCTATCCTGTAAAAAAGGCGGGGTTGCCCCGCTTCCTGAAGATAACATCGGGACTACGATCAGCCCTGTAGCGCAATTGAAAGCACAGGCGACCACCGAAGAAAATGAGCTGGCCTTGAGCTGGACAAATCCGGAAGATGAACACCTGATGAAAGTAGAGATCAGTTATAGTCCGACCGCTACACCGACGGCAGCTTCGCCTAACCCGGTACTGGTCGACGCCGCATCGGGCGCACAGGCTACACTCAAAATAAAGCTCCCTGTACATGCAAAATATACAATCAGGGCGGTAACCATCAACCGCGCCGGTGTAAGATCGGTGCCCGCCACCGTAGACGCAACGCCGTTTAAGCCCGGCACAGTGGTGGAGCCGGAGCCTGAGGATCTGGCAAACCGGTTTTTAAAGCGCACGGATACATTAATGACTTCATTGGTGGCTCACTTCCTGGAGGGTAAGTCTATGGACATGTGGACGAATAACTACCCTTATAAAGCCGGTGACTTTTGGCAGAATGCTGCGATGGCTTGGGGGCATGGCGCTGCGTTTTCTGGCTATGCAGCATTTAAGGAAGCCGCTGAAGGAAAGACTGAATATAAAACCAAAATTCAGAATTTGTATGATAACCGCTTGCTGACCAGCATTGATAAGCTGCGCAACAGAAAGAATGGCAAGGCCGAGGCTTATGCGGTATGGCCTGGCGATGGCGATGAGCGCTTTTACGATGACAACATCTGGATAGGTATCGACATGGCGGATCTGTATATGCTGACAAAAAACCAGAAGTACCTGGATCGGGCAGAGATGGTGTGGACTTTCGTGCTTGAGGGTACCGACAATGCCATGGGCGGCGGGGTGTACTGGAAAGAATATGGCGACAGCAAGAACACCTGCTCCACAGCACCAGCGGCTGTATTGGCGGCCAAACTATACGAAGCAACCAAGAAACCGGCATACCTGAACAGCGCAAAGTCCTTGTATTCCTGGGTAAAGCAACATCTGCAAGATCCTTCAGACTATCTCTACTGGGATAACGTGAAGCTATCGGACAAAAACAACCCGAATTCAACGCTATTGGTAGACAAAAGCAAGTTCAGTTACAATTCTGGTCAGCCCATGCAGGCAGCTGCATTACTGTACAACATTACGAACGAACAGCAATACCTCACGGATGCGCAGAATATTGCAAAATCGGCCTATAAGCGTTGGTTCATTCCGTTCAACTCTTATACGATCGGTCAGTCGTTCCGCATTCTTGCGCCCGACCATGTGTGGTTTCAGGCCATCATGTTCAGGGGCTTTATCGAGCTGTACAAAATCGATAAAAACCGGACATACGTTTCTGCCTATGAGAAGACGATGGAAAATGCATGGCGATCAAATGCCCGCAACCGCGGTACCAATATGATTAATGATGACTTCAGAGGCGGCACTACGCAGACCAGCTGGGAGATCTTGTTCCAGGGGGCATGTCTGGAAATGCTTGCCAGACTCGCAGCGCTGGAGCAGCAAGGTTTGTAATAAGCTTTAGTTGTCTAATCATCCGCTCTCGGAGTGGACATAAAAAAAGGTGCTTCCCGCGGGAAGCACCTTTTCTATTTATTATCTCTGCGAAAGCTTAGAAGTCTTTACAAGCTTCGATCAATAGCATTTTGTTGTATTGAGGACTCTTAGTTCCAAGGAAGTCGTTCTCTCCAACTGTAGTCGACTGATCAAGATCAGTGATTGTACGGTTGTCTATCACCTTAACCTGGTTTTTCCAGGTAGCACGGAAATCATAGCTTGAGCCAACTTTTAACAAAGTAGTTTTAAGCGTACCCGCTTCTGCAGTACCTAATAACTCAAATGCACCATTGGATTCAGCTGGCCTGTAGAACAGGTCAAAGTTAGGCACAATGATCTGACCTTTTCCAGGACAGTTTACGTTCAACAATAATGAGATGTTCTCAACCGGAGGACCTGTCGGTGCGCCCAGTACGATCTCGAAATCACCCATAGAACAAGCATCTGCAATTCCACCCTGAGCCAGTACTTGCCCTGTTGAATTGATCACGCGGTATTTCAAAGGTATTCCAGCTGGAAGTCCGTCTAACGGCTCGACCTTGCCATTGCTGATAATGATGGTCTCAACAGCAAGACGGTCGGTTTGCGTATCATTCCAGATCTCTACAGTCATCGGCTCAGTACCCATGTTCATCCATGGTGCTACAAAAGTTGCTTGAGGAATACCGCAGGTAGCTGGTCTCTCAATATAGTCACCAATGAAAAATACGGTTAAGTGGTTTGTCTGGAAATTTACAGTAGGTTTACCGTTAACCATCGCTACAGTGCCTACTCCTTCGTAAGTAAAACGTCCTGTTTCTGTCTGATAACTGAAAATAGAAAGCTGATCACCAGCTTTTACCGGAGTGCCGGTACTCTGAGGCATAAATTCAGGATCTACCTGGATAGAGACAGTGATCGGCGTACTGAATTGCTTGATCTCCACACCACCTATAAACATCCTGATGTCGGTGAAACCAGCAGGAAGGAAGAAAGCATCTCCTGTATTACCTCCAGGCAATA
Coding sequences within it:
- a CDS encoding glycoside hydrolase family 76 protein; this translates as MKHIYILWVALVLSATILSCKKGGVAPLPEDNIGTTISPVAQLKAQATTEENELALSWTNPEDEHLMKVEISYSPTATPTAASPNPVLVDAASGAQATLKIKLPVHAKYTIRAVTINRAGVRSVPATVDATPFKPGTVVEPEPEDLANRFLKRTDTLMTSLVAHFLEGKSMDMWTNNYPYKAGDFWQNAAMAWGHGAAFSGYAAFKEAAEGKTEYKTKIQNLYDNRLLTSIDKLRNRKNGKAEAYAVWPGDGDERFYDDNIWIGIDMADLYMLTKNQKYLDRAEMVWTFVLEGTDNAMGGGVYWKEYGDSKNTCSTAPAAVLAAKLYEATKKPAYLNSAKSLYSWVKQHLQDPSDYLYWDNVKLSDKNNPNSTLLVDKSKFSYNSGQPMQAAALLYNITNEQQYLTDAQNIAKSAYKRWFIPFNSYTIGQSFRILAPDHVWFQAIMFRGFIELYKIDKNRTYVSAYEKTMENAWRSNARNRGTNMINDDFRGGTTQTSWEILFQGACLEMLARLAALEQQGL